In a single window of the Rhizobium tropici CIAT 899 genome:
- a CDS encoding UTRA domain-containing protein, protein MVPIHQKILKDIESRIVSGIWPPGYRIPVEHELLKEYRCSRMTVNKALSTLAERGMIIRRRKLGSFVASRQIDRTVMDIQDISTEAELAGHEHSHTMLMRKVERLDSATAIRLGETVGAEILRLHCLHAVDGKANALERRIIMLDLVPSARTESFASVPPGKWLLDMVPWSKARHVIRAVSADAATARLLETERGEACLTLIRQTWQSSRTVTYVEFIHPGDRFQFAGDFYPNERAVAGQQSQGGVS, encoded by the coding sequence TTGGTCCCAATTCATCAGAAAATTCTGAAGGATATCGAAAGCAGGATCGTGAGCGGCATCTGGCCGCCGGGGTACCGAATACCCGTCGAACATGAGCTGCTTAAAGAGTATCGATGCTCTCGGATGACCGTGAACAAGGCACTTTCGACCCTTGCTGAGCGTGGCATGATCATACGTCGTCGCAAGCTCGGCTCCTTTGTCGCTTCGCGGCAAATCGACCGCACGGTCATGGACATCCAGGACATCTCCACAGAAGCGGAGTTGGCGGGACACGAACATAGCCACACGATGCTGATGCGGAAAGTCGAAAGGCTCGATTCTGCCACTGCGATACGGCTTGGCGAAACCGTGGGGGCGGAAATCCTGCGGCTCCACTGCCTGCATGCGGTCGACGGCAAGGCGAATGCGCTTGAGCGGCGCATCATCATGCTGGACCTGGTGCCATCAGCAAGAACCGAGAGTTTCGCTTCGGTACCACCAGGCAAATGGTTGCTGGACATGGTGCCGTGGTCGAAAGCTCGGCATGTCATTCGAGCCGTCTCGGCCGATGCCGCGACGGCTCGTTTGCTTGAGACCGAACGCGGCGAAGCCTGCCTGACGCTCATTCGCCAGACATGGCAGAGCAGCCGCACGGTCACCTATGTCGAGTTCATCCATCCCGGCGATCGTTTCCAGTTTGCCGGCGACTTTTATCCGAATGAGAGAGCTGTTGCCGGTCAACAGTCGCAGGGAGGCGTCTCTTGA
- a CDS encoding LysR family transcriptional regulator, with product MNEKRISRTVPLKGLQAFEAVGRCGSVSAAALELKVSPGAISQQIRKIESFLGVTLLERNGRTVELTQWGRLYHLEISKGFEQFAAAEQILERARNENALVLSALSSVVNKWIGRRIFDWQTLHPNAHVRIVGRDKEPRMGFDDIDFRISYGSDVLQHEHYTELFRDWVVPACSPALIKGKAPSATQLLQYPLLHVEWERHFTPYPSWLEFAAKTGAALEETAAGLSFTLSSSAIDAAVNKRGIVLAQMSMIADELEAQTLVIPVDIRIPLRESYFLAWDRAALEKPYGRQFRDWLVAISRQQGLMSARGSTF from the coding sequence TTGAACGAGAAGCGGATCAGCAGGACAGTTCCGCTCAAAGGCTTGCAGGCTTTCGAAGCCGTCGGCCGTTGCGGCAGCGTGAGCGCCGCAGCCTTGGAGCTGAAGGTTTCGCCCGGAGCGATCAGTCAGCAGATCCGCAAGATCGAAAGCTTTCTCGGCGTCACCTTGCTCGAACGCAATGGTCGCACAGTGGAGCTCACCCAATGGGGACGGCTCTATCATCTGGAAATATCGAAAGGATTCGAACAATTCGCAGCCGCGGAACAGATCCTGGAACGGGCTCGCAACGAGAATGCCCTGGTTCTCAGCGCGCTATCTTCCGTCGTCAACAAATGGATCGGGCGCCGGATCTTCGACTGGCAGACCCTTCATCCCAATGCGCATGTCAGGATCGTCGGTCGCGACAAGGAACCGCGCATGGGCTTCGACGACATCGATTTCCGTATCAGCTACGGATCGGACGTACTGCAGCATGAACATTATACCGAGCTGTTTCGCGATTGGGTGGTTCCCGCCTGCTCGCCGGCCCTGATCAAGGGCAAAGCGCCTTCTGCGACGCAACTTCTTCAATATCCGCTCCTGCATGTCGAATGGGAGCGGCATTTCACGCCCTATCCAAGCTGGCTTGAATTCGCCGCGAAGACGGGAGCGGCACTCGAGGAAACCGCCGCCGGCCTTTCCTTTACCTTGTCGAGCAGCGCGATCGACGCTGCCGTCAACAAGCGCGGCATCGTTCTCGCACAGATGTCGATGATCGCAGATGAGCTGGAGGCGCAGACGCTCGTCATTCCCGTCGACATACGCATTCCCCTGCGCGAAAGCTACTTTCTCGCCTGGGACCGGGCCGCCTTGGAAAAACCGTACGGGCGCCAGTTTCGCGATTGGCTCGTCGCCATTTCCCGGCAGCAGGGCCTGATGTCGGCGCGCGGATCAACATTTTAG
- a CDS encoding LLM class flavin-dependent oxidoreductase produces MARTDKMKLGTFVYTFGFHPASWLHPASNVNGANDFAHLLDVAKRSEAAKFDFMFMADSPAAAVGDPNALARIPTKMNRFEPLSLLSALAVTTNDLGLVATVSTSYYEPYNVARLFASIDHLSKGRACWNVVTSDHDETGYNFNREGLDPHALRYERGNEFVDVVFGLWDSFEEGALLLNRESGVYYDKDKHHTLNHKGKHFQVRGPLNIARTPQGRPIIAQAGGSEPGMDMAARTAEIVFSLASNIERNRSFYDNVKSRMAAYGRDRDDLKIMPGIVVNVGETEAEAKAKVDYLIDKMHPDVGRLMLSEFLEADLRGVALDAPFPMERLPAAPKGSRALFDELVDFVKNGHTVGELIRHYAEKHTGNGITGTPTQIADYMEEWFETRAADGFILMFPTLPSSLDDFVRLVLPELRRRGLFREEYEGRTLRENLGISTPANRFAKS; encoded by the coding sequence ATGGCACGGACCGACAAGATGAAACTCGGAACTTTCGTCTATACGTTCGGCTTTCATCCAGCCTCCTGGCTGCATCCGGCAAGCAATGTCAACGGCGCCAACGACTTCGCGCATCTGCTCGATGTCGCCAAACGATCCGAGGCGGCGAAATTCGATTTCATGTTCATGGCCGATTCTCCGGCAGCTGCCGTCGGCGATCCGAACGCACTCGCCCGTATTCCCACAAAGATGAATCGCTTCGAGCCCCTGTCGCTGCTCTCGGCACTCGCGGTCACGACCAACGATCTCGGTCTCGTGGCGACAGTCTCGACAAGCTACTATGAGCCCTACAATGTAGCCCGTCTGTTTGCCTCGATCGACCATCTGAGCAAGGGCCGCGCCTGCTGGAACGTCGTCACGTCAGACCATGACGAAACCGGCTACAACTTCAATCGCGAGGGGCTGGATCCGCACGCGCTGCGCTACGAGCGCGGCAACGAGTTCGTCGACGTCGTCTTTGGCCTTTGGGACAGCTTTGAGGAAGGCGCACTCCTTCTCAATCGCGAATCCGGCGTCTACTATGACAAGGACAAGCACCACACGCTCAACCACAAGGGCAAGCACTTTCAGGTTCGCGGCCCCCTCAATATCGCGCGAACGCCACAAGGCCGTCCTATCATCGCCCAGGCGGGCGGTTCTGAACCCGGAATGGATATGGCGGCACGCACCGCCGAGATCGTCTTCAGCCTCGCATCGAACATCGAGCGAAACCGGTCCTTCTACGACAATGTCAAAAGCCGGATGGCGGCCTATGGCCGCGATAGAGACGATCTGAAAATCATGCCGGGCATCGTTGTCAATGTCGGTGAAACCGAGGCCGAGGCAAAGGCGAAGGTGGACTATCTGATCGACAAGATGCATCCCGATGTCGGGCGGTTGATGCTCTCCGAATTCCTGGAAGCGGACCTGCGCGGCGTGGCTCTCGATGCGCCTTTCCCGATGGAGCGGCTGCCGGCGGCGCCAAAAGGATCGCGCGCGTTGTTCGACGAACTGGTCGATTTCGTCAAGAACGGGCACACGGTCGGCGAACTGATCCGGCACTATGCCGAGAAGCACACCGGCAATGGCATAACGGGCACGCCGACCCAGATCGCCGACTACATGGAAGAGTGGTTCGAGACGCGAGCCGCCGACGGCTTTATCCTGATGTTTCCGACCTTGCCGTCCAGCCTCGACGATTTCGTGCGGCTCGTCCTGCCGGAGCTTCGCCGCCGTGGACTGTTCCGCGAGGAATATGAAGGCAGGACCCTGCGCGAAAACCTCGGCATTTCAACGCCGGCAAACCGTTTTGCCAAGAGCTGA
- a CDS encoding flavin reductase family protein, which yields MGDEALISDTEFRLSMRHLAGAVSVITVGDGQDRTGFTATSVSSFSADRPSVIVSINRTSSSWPALQRYGCFCVNVLAADQQQVAQSFSGIDGRKGADRYEGAGWYRLKTGAAALENALTVLDCKLETAFHHHSHAILIGHICAMEIRQDIGPLLYWRGGYHDLPAEVDERCLA from the coding sequence ATGGGTGACGAGGCTCTGATCAGCGATACGGAATTCAGACTATCGATGCGTCACCTGGCCGGTGCGGTCAGCGTGATAACGGTCGGTGACGGCCAAGACCGCACCGGCTTCACCGCAACATCGGTTTCCTCATTTTCGGCCGATCGGCCTTCCGTCATCGTCAGCATCAACAGGACCTCTTCCTCCTGGCCGGCGCTGCAGCGGTATGGCTGTTTCTGCGTCAACGTGCTTGCGGCCGACCAACAGCAGGTCGCGCAATCCTTTTCAGGTATCGACGGACGCAAGGGCGCCGACCGCTACGAGGGTGCCGGGTGGTATCGCCTCAAGACAGGTGCCGCCGCGCTTGAAAATGCCCTGACGGTCCTCGACTGCAAGCTCGAAACCGCATTCCATCACCATTCCCATGCCATTCTGATCGGGCATATCTGTGCGATGGAAATCCGGCAGGACATCGGACCGCTGCTCTACTGGCGAGGCGGCTATCATGACCTTCCGGCGGAGGTTGATGAGCGCTGTCTAGCGTAG
- a CDS encoding aminotransferase — translation MTAAKSNSLVARLSPPPIPSVVAWGREYKGLKGPLIDLSQAVPGYPAHPEMLRLLGETAAQQAMTGYGPIEGEPLLRQAYAAHVVEIYGAEISAGNIHITAGCNQAFMCTAIALAGAGDTVALTNPFYFNHDTTLSMLGIERMLVDCDPAAGFLPDLGSAEAALSAGVKMLAVVTPNNPTGAVYPPELLHALFRLCRKYGAWLVVDETYRDFLAEDYGRPHSLLSEPGWEDTLVLLYSFSKSFCIPGHRLGAVTAGPGLIAEIAKVMDNMQICAPRSAQIAVAAALPILADWRAGNRLEIARRADAMRGTFSELAGWEIAAIGAYFAFVRHPFEGRSSSEVAEELARERGVVCIPGAYFGEGQERYLRFAFANVDVASIRLLPDRLR, via the coding sequence ATGACCGCTGCAAAATCCAATTCGCTCGTTGCCCGCCTCTCCCCTCCACCCATCCCTTCCGTCGTTGCCTGGGGCCGCGAATACAAGGGATTGAAGGGTCCGCTCATTGATCTGTCGCAGGCAGTTCCCGGCTATCCAGCGCATCCTGAAATGCTGCGTCTGCTTGGCGAGACGGCTGCACAACAGGCGATGACGGGATACGGCCCGATCGAGGGCGAGCCTTTGCTGCGGCAGGCCTATGCCGCCCATGTCGTAGAAATCTACGGCGCGGAGATATCTGCCGGCAATATCCATATCACGGCCGGCTGCAATCAGGCGTTCATGTGCACGGCGATTGCTCTTGCTGGCGCCGGCGATACGGTCGCGCTCACCAATCCCTTTTATTTCAATCATGACACGACGCTATCGATGCTGGGAATCGAGCGGATGCTGGTCGACTGCGATCCCGCAGCCGGCTTTCTTCCGGATCTTGGTTCAGCAGAGGCCGCGCTTTCCGCCGGCGTGAAGATGCTTGCCGTCGTTACGCCCAACAATCCCACCGGAGCAGTCTATCCGCCCGAGCTGCTTCACGCGCTTTTCAGGCTCTGCCGAAAATATGGCGCCTGGCTGGTCGTTGACGAAACCTACCGCGATTTCCTGGCCGAAGATTACGGCCGGCCGCACTCACTGCTGTCGGAGCCGGGTTGGGAGGATACGCTCGTTCTTCTCTACAGTTTCTCGAAATCCTTCTGCATCCCCGGTCATCGCCTCGGTGCCGTCACGGCAGGTCCTGGGCTCATCGCAGAGATCGCGAAGGTCATGGACAATATGCAGATCTGCGCCCCGCGTTCGGCTCAGATCGCAGTCGCGGCGGCTCTGCCTATCCTTGCCGACTGGCGTGCCGGCAACCGGCTGGAAATTGCTCGCCGGGCCGATGCCATGAGGGGAACGTTTTCCGAGCTGGCTGGCTGGGAGATTGCAGCGATCGGCGCCTATTTCGCCTTTGTTCGCCATCCTTTCGAGGGCCGATCGTCGTCCGAGGTGGCCGAAGAACTTGCGAGGGAACGCGGCGTGGTCTGCATTCCCGGGGCATATTTCGGGGAGGGGCAGGAGCGCTACCTTAGATTTGCCTTTGCCAATGTCGATGTTGCCTCGATCAGGTTATTGCCGGATCGTCTACGCTAG
- the speB gene encoding agmatinase, whose protein sequence is MVWDKMRLEQLRAEFADSKGGEIFDEKFRKVAEKIISKSGTRLAPYAGVPTFLSAPYMQVAADEPDFGNLQVAITGIPMDLGVTNRPGSRFGPRALRAIERIGPYNHVLGTAPVFDLRVADIGDVPFQSRYRLELSHDDIEKRIGQIVDAGVVPLSVGGDHSITHPILKAVGRKEPVGLIHIDAHCDTSGAFDQTKFHHGGPFRNAVLDGVLDPTRTIQIGIRGSAEYLWEFSYKSGMTVIHAEDLSGMGMEAVIAKAKSIVGDGPTYLSFDIDSLDPSFAPGTGTPEVGGLTTREVLELIRGLKGINLIGGDVVEVAPQYDATTNTAHAGAQVLFEILSLMVFSPSIGNR, encoded by the coding sequence ATGGTGTGGGACAAGATGCGGCTCGAACAGCTGCGCGCGGAATTTGCAGACAGCAAAGGCGGCGAGATATTCGACGAGAAGTTTCGCAAAGTCGCCGAGAAGATCATCTCCAAGAGCGGCACGAGACTGGCACCCTATGCCGGTGTGCCGACTTTCCTTAGCGCGCCCTACATGCAGGTCGCAGCCGACGAGCCTGATTTCGGCAATCTCCAGGTCGCGATCACGGGAATTCCGATGGATCTCGGCGTCACCAACCGCCCCGGCTCCCGCTTCGGACCGCGTGCCCTTCGCGCCATCGAAAGGATCGGTCCTTACAACCACGTTCTGGGAACAGCGCCCGTCTTCGATCTTCGCGTCGCCGACATTGGCGACGTGCCGTTCCAGAGCCGCTATAGGCTGGAGCTCAGTCACGACGACATCGAAAAGCGTATCGGCCAGATCGTCGACGCCGGCGTCGTGCCTCTCTCGGTCGGGGGTGACCACTCCATCACGCATCCCATCTTGAAGGCGGTCGGTCGGAAGGAACCGGTAGGCCTCATTCATATCGATGCTCACTGCGATACCAGCGGCGCCTTCGATCAGACGAAGTTTCATCATGGCGGACCGTTTCGCAACGCCGTGCTGGATGGCGTGCTTGATCCGACAAGGACGATCCAGATCGGCATCCGCGGTTCGGCGGAATATCTGTGGGAATTCTCCTATAAGTCGGGAATGACCGTGATCCACGCCGAGGACCTCAGCGGAATGGGGATGGAAGCCGTCATCGCCAAGGCCAAATCCATCGTCGGCGACGGCCCGACCTATCTCTCCTTCGACATCGACAGCCTCGATCCGAGCTTCGCCCCCGGCACGGGGACGCCGGAAGTCGGCGGATTGACGACGCGCGAAGTTCTTGAACTGATACGCGGACTGAAGGGCATCAATCTGATAGGTGGCGACGTCGTCGAAGTCGCTCCCCAATATGACGCGACGACCAACACCGCACATGCCGGAGCTCAAGTGCTCTTCGAGATACTGAGCCTCATGGTGTTCAGTCCGTCGATCGGCAACCGCTGA
- a CDS encoding VOC family protein: MFTHVMIGSNDLERARSFYDATFAALGGNPGEMDERGRLVYIHEGGRLMITKPIDGKPATAANGGTIGIAAASPGHVLAWHAAGVAHGGMAIESPPSERPNGAFVAYLRDPDGNKLSARSQPTK; the protein is encoded by the coding sequence ATGTTCACTCATGTCATGATCGGAAGCAACGATTTGGAACGAGCCAGAAGCTTCTACGACGCCACATTCGCTGCATTGGGTGGTAATCCGGGCGAGATGGATGAGCGAGGCAGGCTGGTCTATATCCACGAGGGTGGTCGGCTGATGATCACGAAACCGATCGATGGCAAGCCTGCGACCGCGGCTAACGGCGGGACTATCGGTATAGCCGCCGCGAGCCCAGGCCATGTTCTGGCGTGGCATGCCGCCGGTGTCGCGCATGGTGGCATGGCGATCGAAAGTCCGCCCTCCGAGCGCCCGAACGGAGCATTCGTCGCATATCTTCGCGATCCTGACGGCAATAAATTGTCCGCGCGGTCGCAGCCGACGAAATGA
- a CDS encoding LysR family transcriptional regulator, whose amino-acid sequence MQPFTLQEIQCFDAVVREGGFQAAASVLNRSHTAVFAAIAKLEANLGVALLDRTGYRVDLTEAGRSFHRKAQALLGEMEALRVHARQLTMGEETHLRVILGDTCPLHDGLQLLGGFFAGCANTRLDLHFETIGGPSERLLEDEADLILHWIDKSDPRLEWIDLGAISFVPVVAPGFLPFAPSRSITPEQMRGLTQCIIRDTARDIAKPSFYVVEGAPQCTVADHTMKKEIVLRGMAWGHLPRFMIEEELRDGRLLSITGQHFPGMDIDLVAARRRDRPHGPVANRLWHYIQTHPRFADKASTSSPR is encoded by the coding sequence ATGCAGCCATTCACGCTCCAGGAAATTCAATGTTTCGACGCGGTGGTCCGCGAAGGCGGCTTTCAAGCGGCGGCCTCCGTGTTGAACCGGTCGCATACGGCCGTGTTTGCAGCGATCGCCAAGCTTGAGGCCAATCTCGGCGTCGCCCTCCTCGATCGTACCGGCTATCGGGTAGATCTCACCGAAGCTGGTCGCTCCTTTCATCGCAAGGCGCAGGCCCTGCTCGGCGAAATGGAAGCGCTAAGGGTGCATGCCCGTCAGCTCACGATGGGAGAGGAGACGCACCTGCGCGTGATCCTTGGCGACACCTGCCCGCTGCATGATGGCCTGCAATTGCTCGGCGGCTTCTTCGCCGGCTGTGCGAACACGCGGCTCGATCTGCATTTCGAGACGATCGGCGGACCATCCGAGCGGCTTTTAGAAGACGAAGCCGACCTGATCCTCCATTGGATCGATAAGTCCGATCCGCGGCTCGAATGGATCGATCTCGGCGCGATCTCCTTCGTGCCGGTGGTTGCTCCCGGATTCCTGCCATTCGCCCCCTCGCGATCGATCACTCCCGAACAAATGCGTGGGTTGACCCAATGTATCATCCGGGACACGGCGCGCGATATTGCAAAACCCAGTTTCTACGTGGTCGAGGGTGCACCGCAATGCACGGTTGCCGATCACACGATGAAGAAGGAGATCGTCCTTCGCGGCATGGCCTGGGGGCATCTGCCCCGCTTCATGATCGAGGAGGAGTTGCGTGACGGACGTCTGCTCTCCATCACGGGACAGCATTTCCCGGGCATGGATATCGACCTTGTGGCGGCACGTCGCCGCGACCGCCCGCACGGACCCGTCGCCAACCGGCTCTGGCACTACATCCAAACGCATCCTCGATTTGCGGATAAGGCCTCGACTTCATCGCCGAGATGA
- a CDS encoding alpha/beta fold hydrolase, whose product MTINSAELATLNPEEPAALSFFTTGDGVRIAYRIDGRNDRPALILANSIATTLQMWDLQIPKFAEHFRVIRYDYRGHGGSDVPAGAYSDGRLGRDVLELMDRLGIERAHFLGLSLGGWVGQWLAIHTPERIDRLILSNTSSYLGPAETFDRSIAATLAAPDMREAAETFLGNWFPKAMIAANGAVVRQFREMLLNISRKGLAGLFAAVRDADMRRTSALIQSPTLVIAGEFDTVTSHAMGEAIASTIPGARLKTFPAVHFSNIEFAQAFSEEVVAFLNRKSA is encoded by the coding sequence ATGACGATCAATTCCGCAGAACTCGCCACGCTCAATCCCGAAGAGCCGGCCGCCCTGTCGTTCTTCACCACCGGCGATGGCGTCCGGATCGCCTACAGGATCGATGGGCGGAACGACCGCCCAGCATTAATCCTTGCCAATTCCATTGCGACCACCCTACAGATGTGGGATCTCCAGATTCCCAAATTCGCCGAACACTTTCGGGTCATCCGCTATGATTACCGCGGCCATGGCGGCTCGGACGTGCCGGCTGGCGCCTATTCGGACGGAAGGCTCGGCCGCGACGTGCTGGAGCTGATGGACCGGCTCGGGATTGAGAGAGCGCATTTTCTTGGCCTGTCCCTTGGCGGCTGGGTTGGCCAATGGCTTGCCATCCACACACCGGAACGGATCGACCGTCTGATCCTCAGCAATACCTCTTCCTACCTCGGCCCCGCCGAAACCTTCGACAGGTCGATAGCCGCAACGCTTGCTGCGCCGGACATGAGGGAAGCCGCGGAGACCTTCCTCGGCAACTGGTTTCCGAAAGCGATGATCGCGGCGAACGGAGCGGTTGTTCGCCAGTTCCGAGAGATGTTACTGAACATATCGCGCAAGGGACTCGCCGGCCTGTTTGCCGCCGTGCGCGATGCCGACATGCGCCGTACCAGCGCCCTCATCCAGAGCCCGACGCTCGTAATCGCCGGCGAGTTCGACACGGTCACATCGCACGCCATGGGTGAAGCAATCGCCAGCACGATCCCAGGAGCAAGGCTGAAAACCTTTCCGGCCGTGCACTTCTCCAATATCGAGTTTGCGCAAGCCTTCAGCGAAGAGGTTGTGGCGTTTCTCAACCGGAAATCCGCTTGA
- a CDS encoding acyltransferase family protein, which produces MTQVPHVTSAERIGVLDELRFLAALAVALFHFGFRGKTLGFTEMNLPDWISVLKYGYLGVQMFFVISGFVIAYSAEGRTPGQFAIARFARIYPMFVLCMTLTFLIVAIYGAPQIDATVTQWAANLLLQPGLLGQEIMDGSYWSISYEVVFYGWVFVLIKLGGFKPRLYPAIVVGWLLVSIIDRAFFANPLMRHLALTDESGFFCIGLVFYAAFREGYTLRNFVLLVLSAAVALYQSLEMTQWNRENYGVDYSDLVAVSSCLAIVAIVALAIKRQRSLLPGGMMLALGGISYPFYLLHQHIGYVIFNKVGATASPETVVTMTVLLLICISYLLWRFFDEPSRRLTRSVLTRLFENGFYLPRPKKDISGAE; this is translated from the coding sequence ATGACGCAGGTGCCACATGTCACTTCCGCAGAGCGGATCGGCGTACTCGATGAACTCAGGTTCCTGGCTGCACTTGCGGTGGCGCTCTTTCACTTCGGGTTCCGAGGCAAAACGCTTGGTTTTACCGAGATGAATCTTCCAGACTGGATATCCGTGTTGAAATACGGATATCTGGGCGTGCAGATGTTCTTCGTGATAAGCGGTTTCGTCATCGCCTACTCGGCGGAAGGGCGGACACCGGGGCAATTTGCTATCGCGCGCTTTGCGCGAATTTATCCGATGTTCGTATTATGCATGACATTGACGTTCCTGATCGTCGCCATTTATGGCGCGCCGCAGATCGACGCGACCGTTACGCAATGGGCCGCCAATCTGCTCCTCCAGCCCGGACTGCTGGGGCAAGAGATCATGGACGGCTCCTATTGGTCGATCTCTTACGAGGTCGTGTTTTACGGCTGGGTTTTCGTTCTGATAAAACTGGGCGGTTTCAAGCCCCGGCTGTATCCGGCCATTGTTGTCGGCTGGCTGCTTGTTTCAATAATAGATCGTGCTTTCTTTGCCAATCCTTTGATGCGCCATCTCGCGCTGACCGACGAAAGCGGCTTTTTCTGTATCGGCTTGGTTTTTTATGCCGCGTTTCGCGAAGGCTACACGCTTCGCAATTTCGTTTTGCTTGTCTTATCCGCTGCGGTTGCCCTGTACCAATCCTTGGAAATGACCCAATGGAATCGCGAAAATTACGGTGTGGACTATAGCGATCTGGTTGCTGTCAGTTCCTGTCTTGCCATTGTGGCAATTGTCGCCTTGGCAATAAAGCGACAGCGTTCGCTTTTGCCTGGAGGCATGATGCTCGCGCTTGGCGGCATCAGCTATCCCTTTTATCTACTGCATCAGCACATCGGTTACGTAATCTTCAATAAGGTCGGAGCGACGGCTTCGCCGGAAACCGTTGTGACCATGACCGTACTGCTTCTGATATGCATTTCATACCTGCTTTGGCGCTTCTTCGATGAGCCGTCCCGACGGCTGACCAGGTCAGTTTTGACGCGGCTATTTGAGAATGGATTTTATCTACCTCGGCCGAAGAAAGATATTTCCGGAGCGGAATGA
- a CDS encoding response regulator, with protein sequence MSEPEKGKVVRRIILVVEDEFFIAMELESVLTRGGFEVLGPANSVHQALELLKSQRPDAAVLDVNLNGEKVTPVALLLRSWGVPFVLASASDPAELARHDVFAKVPNLGKPTDMTRLVEVVRSL encoded by the coding sequence ATGAGTGAACCTGAAAAAGGCAAGGTCGTGCGCAGGATCATTCTTGTGGTCGAAGACGAGTTCTTTATCGCGATGGAGCTGGAAAGTGTTTTGACAAGAGGGGGATTTGAAGTCTTGGGTCCGGCAAACTCCGTCCATCAGGCCCTTGAATTGTTGAAGAGCCAACGTCCGGACGCTGCTGTTCTGGATGTCAATCTCAATGGCGAGAAGGTCACGCCCGTCGCTCTCCTTTTAAGGTCGTGGGGCGTGCCGTTCGTTCTCGCCAGTGCGAGCGATCCGGCGGAACTTGCCCGGCATGATGTTTTCGCCAAGGTGCCCAATCTCGGGAAACCCACCGATATGACGCGTCTTGTGGAGGTCGTTCGATCGCTTTGA
- a CDS encoding sensor histidine kinase, giving the protein MMLEDLYRLLRSGHVQAQGVVDTMTQAIIVLDQNLCVSTANNAFLKTFSLERDDILGESFFDLGNGQWDIAELRQLIAAVIPKAAAVIGYEVVHDFPTIGRRTFLVDARRLVHPDDNSTHILVLFDDVTERQRHDAEKDFIVSETRHRMRNLFAIVRSLAMHMDAEDLTGIDYRDRFLGRLEVTLHAQEIAAINEASDFKTLMRQSVGEPGMDRLLCEGPVVQVPGSEIVPVSMMFHELATNALKYGALSVPDGKLHVQWSLEDGPRSRLYLVCHWRETGGPEVVPPKRRGYGTELIEGTSRHLGGTVELNFDPKGLAAIIKLPWKRL; this is encoded by the coding sequence ATGATGCTGGAAGACCTGTACCGTCTATTGAGGAGCGGGCACGTCCAGGCGCAAGGCGTGGTCGATACGATGACGCAGGCAATCATCGTCCTTGATCAGAACCTGTGCGTCTCAACCGCAAACAATGCATTCTTGAAAACCTTCAGCCTCGAGCGCGATGATATTCTGGGGGAGAGTTTCTTTGATCTCGGCAATGGTCAGTGGGATATTGCCGAACTCCGACAGCTGATCGCGGCGGTTATACCAAAAGCGGCAGCCGTCATTGGCTACGAAGTGGTCCACGACTTCCCAACCATCGGCCGGCGCACCTTCCTCGTCGATGCGCGCCGTCTCGTGCATCCGGATGACAACAGCACCCATATCCTTGTTCTCTTCGACGATGTGACGGAAAGGCAGCGCCACGATGCCGAGAAGGATTTCATCGTTTCCGAAACCCGCCACCGTATGAGGAATCTGTTCGCGATCGTGCGGTCGCTTGCGATGCACATGGATGCTGAAGATCTCACAGGCATTGATTACCGTGATCGTTTCCTGGGGCGGCTCGAAGTCACGCTTCATGCCCAGGAGATCGCCGCCATTAACGAAGCAAGCGATTTTAAAACCCTGATGAGGCAATCGGTCGGCGAGCCTGGCATGGATCGTCTCCTATGCGAAGGTCCGGTGGTGCAGGTGCCGGGTTCCGAGATCGTGCCAGTCAGCATGATGTTCCACGAGCTGGCAACGAACGCGTTGAAATATGGTGCATTATCCGTTCCGGACGGCAAATTGCACGTTCAATGGTCATTGGAGGATGGACCCAGGAGCCGGCTGTACTTGGTATGCCATTGGCGTGAAACCGGTGGCCCTGAGGTCGTGCCGCCGAAGCGAAGAGGGTACGGCACCGAGTTGATCGAAGGTACCTCCCGGCATCTTGGAGGAACTGTGGAACTTAACTTCGATCCAAAAGGTTTGGCAGCCATTATCAAGCTCCCCTGGAAACGCTTATGA